One Dictyoglomus turgidum DSM 6724 DNA window includes the following coding sequences:
- a CDS encoding TlyA family rRNA (cytidine-2'-O)-methyltransferase, translated as MKEKERLDVLLVKRGFFESREKARAAVIAGIVKVNGNVVIKPDLKIPIDSLIEIKENIPYVSKGGFKLKKAIDTFEVDVKGKIAVDIGASTGGFTDCLLQEGALRVYAVDVGKGQLHEKLRRDSRVILKEGINARYLKEGDIPEKVDIVTIDVSFISVLKIFPSIKSFLHGESIIIPLIKPQFEASPKEVSRGGIVKNIDVHIKILENIKETLKEQGFYMQKLTYYLSKEGKGNIEYPSLFTLKPEREIEEVEIEKVVQEAFSNWKLSSKK; from the coding sequence TTGAAGGAAAAGGAAAGATTAGATGTATTATTAGTAAAAAGGGGCTTTTTTGAGAGTAGGGAAAAGGCGAGAGCTGCTGTTATAGCTGGCATAGTGAAAGTAAATGGTAACGTTGTAATTAAACCTGATTTAAAAATTCCTATCGACTCTCTGATTGAAATAAAAGAGAATATACCCTATGTTAGTAAGGGCGGTTTTAAATTAAAGAAAGCAATTGATACTTTTGAAGTTGATGTCAAAGGAAAGATTGCAGTAGATATAGGAGCAAGCACGGGGGGATTTACGGATTGTCTTCTTCAAGAGGGAGCTTTAAGGGTATATGCTGTCGATGTAGGAAAAGGACAACTTCATGAGAAATTGAGAAGAGATTCAAGAGTAATATTGAAAGAAGGGATAAATGCGAGGTATTTGAAAGAAGGCGATATTCCAGAAAAGGTGGATATTGTGACTATTGATGTTTCTTTCATATCTGTTTTAAAGATATTTCCATCTATAAAAAGTTTTTTGCATGGTGAAAGTATAATTATACCCCTAATAAAACCTCAATTTGAAGCCTCTCCTAAGGAAGTAAGCAGAGGAGGAATAGTAAAAAATATTGACGTACATATAAAAATATTAGAGAATATTAAAGAAACTTTAAAAGAGCAAGGTTTTTACATGCAAAAATTAACTTATTATTTGAGCAAAGAAGGTAAAGGAAATATTGAGTATCCCTCATTATTTACTTTAAAACCAGAGCGAGAAATAGAAGAAGTTGAGATAGAAAAAGTAGTTCAGGAGGCATTTTCAAATTGGAAATTAAGCTCCAAAAAATAG
- a CDS encoding NAD(+)/NADH kinase — translation MEIKLQKIGVFYNPKKREAKKGIDILKDWAERRGIEVIPEGSNVDLGVAIGGDGTVLYTLQKLSIYNIPVVGINTGRLGFLTTVEFKDIDVLLDSIEKGNFFIEKHPVIKLTIDQNVFYAFNEVVFLKSENTPLISINFIFNNGSILTPPADGVIVATSAGSTAYALSAGGAIIFPELEVTEVIPICAHSLSSRPLVLDLNNINIQVKFQRKSTQVEIWIDGKEIDIVSNKNEITISKADFYGRLIFLPGWDFVNRLKKKLHWR, via the coding sequence TTGGAAATTAAGCTCCAAAAAATAGGAGTTTTTTATAATCCCAAAAAAAGAGAGGCAAAAAAGGGAATAGATATATTAAAGGATTGGGCTGAAAGAAGAGGAATAGAGGTTATTCCAGAGGGGTCTAATGTGGATCTTGGAGTAGCAATTGGAGGAGATGGAACTGTTCTTTATACTCTTCAAAAGCTTTCCATATATAACATACCTGTAGTCGGTATTAATACAGGAAGACTCGGATTCTTGACTACTGTGGAGTTTAAGGATATTGATGTACTTCTTGATTCCATAGAAAAGGGGAATTTTTTTATTGAAAAGCATCCAGTGATAAAGCTTACTATTGATCAAAATGTATTTTATGCATTCAATGAGGTGGTTTTTTTAAAATCAGAAAATACCCCTCTAATTTCTATAAATTTTATCTTTAACAATGGTTCCATATTAACTCCCCCGGCGGATGGAGTAATTGTAGCCACTTCAGCAGGATCTACCGCTTATGCTCTTTCGGCTGGTGGTGCAATTATTTTCCCTGAGTTAGAAGTTACAGAGGTGATTCCTATATGTGCTCATTCTTTATCTTCAAGGCCGTTGGTTTTAGATCTGAATAATATTAATATACAAGTAAAATTTCAGAGGAAGTCAACCCAAGTTGAGATATGGATTGATGGTAAGGAAATTGATATTGTAAGTAATAAGAATGAAATTACCATTAGTAAAGCAGATTTTTATGGAAGATTAATTTTCCTGCCTGGATGGGATTTTGTAAATAGACTTAAAAAGAAACTACATTGGAGGTAG
- the recN gene encoding DNA repair protein RecN yields the protein MLLALRVKDFAIIDEITLDFHDGLNVITGETGAGKSLLVDALAFLLGERASTDIIRSGSNRSVVEAMFTMNEEVERLLDEWEIPKEKDGTLLVSRELNKSGRSKCRVNGELVTVGMLERLLSNIVEIHGQHEHQKILHRDFQLEVFDRLGGEELLDQKNKVKELFLKLRNLYSERDEIYGKEKERQQRIDLLSFQIEEIEKANLRIGEEEELLEERQKLQNYEKVRVGIEEAIKFLYENPEGMSAFEQLGEGLDIIRSLSSMDENVGNIVSLLENAKVYLGEAVDNLIRYKDSMSFEPSTIEEIEERLYRISQLKRKYGKNIEEILNYKEKAKEELDMLSNMEARLENIEAEISAVEEKLLYESEKLSEMRRNMVEDFVKRVEEELSELGMEHAKFAVEFMEPSSGLNINGVKISEKGREVIEFMLSSNPGELFKPLRHVASGGELSRVMLALKTILNEVDNTPVLVFDEIDAGIGGETAYLLAQKLWNISKKRQIFCVTHLPQIAAWADYHFHVEKKVVNDQTRIRVSMLEDKSRILELSRMLGGSIVSDVSQQHAKELLVKASELKSRGALNDRGGEN from the coding sequence ATGTTATTAGCGTTAAGAGTAAAAGATTTTGCAATCATAGATGAGATTACCTTGGATTTTCATGATGGTCTGAATGTTATAACGGGTGAGACAGGTGCTGGAAAATCTCTTTTGGTAGATGCTCTTGCTTTTCTTTTAGGAGAGAGAGCCTCGACGGATATTATTAGGTCAGGAAGTAATAGGAGTGTAGTTGAAGCCATGTTTACCATGAATGAAGAGGTAGAAAGATTACTTGATGAATGGGAAATTCCAAAAGAAAAAGATGGTACTCTTTTAGTTTCTAGAGAGCTAAATAAGAGTGGAAGAAGCAAATGTAGAGTTAATGGTGAACTTGTTACAGTAGGAATGTTGGAAAGACTTCTTTCAAATATTGTTGAAATTCATGGACAACATGAACATCAGAAAATACTTCATAGGGATTTTCAACTTGAGGTTTTTGATAGGCTTGGTGGAGAAGAATTATTAGATCAAAAGAATAAGGTGAAGGAGTTATTTCTGAAGCTGAGAAATCTCTATTCTGAAAGGGACGAGATATATGGTAAGGAAAAAGAAAGACAACAAAGGATTGATCTTTTATCTTTTCAGATAGAGGAAATTGAGAAAGCAAATTTAAGAATAGGTGAAGAAGAAGAATTATTAGAGGAAAGACAGAAATTGCAAAATTACGAAAAAGTAAGAGTAGGCATAGAAGAAGCTATTAAGTTTTTATATGAAAATCCAGAGGGGATGTCAGCTTTTGAACAATTAGGAGAAGGTTTAGATATTATTAGATCTCTTTCCTCTATGGATGAAAATGTGGGAAATATTGTTAGTCTACTTGAAAATGCAAAGGTTTACCTTGGAGAGGCGGTGGACAATCTCATTAGATATAAAGATAGTATGAGTTTTGAGCCATCCACAATTGAGGAAATTGAAGAGAGACTATATCGAATCTCACAACTCAAGAGAAAATATGGGAAAAATATTGAGGAGATATTGAATTATAAAGAAAAAGCAAAAGAAGAACTTGATATGCTCTCTAATATGGAGGCGCGATTGGAAAATATTGAAGCTGAAATAAGTGCTGTTGAAGAGAAACTTCTCTATGAAAGCGAAAAACTCTCTGAGATGAGAAGGAATATGGTAGAAGATTTTGTTAAGAGAGTGGAAGAAGAGCTTTCCGAGCTTGGAATGGAACATGCAAAATTTGCTGTTGAATTTATGGAGCCGTCTTCGGGATTGAATATAAATGGAGTAAAAATAAGTGAAAAAGGTAGGGAAGTGATAGAGTTTATGTTGTCTTCCAATCCTGGAGAGTTATTTAAGCCATTAAGGCACGTAGCATCTGGAGGAGAATTATCCAGGGTCATGTTGGCTTTGAAGACTATTTTGAATGAGGTGGATAACACTCCTGTGCTTGTTTTTGATGAAATTGATGCTGGAATAGGGGGAGAGACTGCTTATCTTCTTGCACAAAAGTTGTGGAATATATCAAAAAAGAGACAAATTTTCTGTGTGACCCATCTGCCTCAGATAGCTGCTTGGGCAGATTATCATTTCCATGTAGAAAAAAAGGTAGTGAATGATCAGACTCGAATTAGAGTTTCCATGCTTGAGGATAAATCAAGAATTCTTGAACTTTCAAGGATGCTTGGCGGAAGTATAGTTTCTGATGTTAGTCAACAGCATGCAAAGGAATTATTAGTTAAAGCATCAGAACTTAAGAGTAGAGGAGCTTTAAATGATAGAGGAGGTGAAAATTGA
- a CDS encoding NUDIX hydrolase yields the protein MEEKIIEESEKYKGRIITVKEYRVVLINGKETKREVVHHPGAVAILPILEDGSLFFVKQYRLPAKKILLEIPAGKLDQGENPEECAYRELEEEIGYVPGNLRLIHTFYPSPGISNEILYLFEATNLRKTKNNPDEDEFLEVITLNKEEVKRYLFENRFEDSKTLIGVYYYLYSRGS from the coding sequence TTGGAAGAAAAAATAATAGAAGAGAGTGAAAAATATAAAGGAAGGATAATTACAGTTAAGGAGTACAGAGTTGTACTTATAAACGGGAAAGAGACTAAGAGAGAAGTAGTGCATCATCCTGGAGCTGTGGCAATTTTGCCAATTTTAGAAGATGGATCTTTATTTTTTGTGAAGCAATATCGCTTACCAGCAAAAAAAATTCTTCTTGAGATTCCGGCTGGAAAATTAGATCAAGGAGAAAATCCTGAGGAATGTGCTTATCGGGAATTGGAAGAGGAGATAGGTTATGTTCCTGGAAATTTAAGGCTTATTCATACCTTTTATCCATCTCCAGGAATAAGCAATGAGATTTTATATCTTTTTGAGGCAACCAACTTAAGAAAAACAAAGAATAACCCTGACGAAGACGAGTTTTTAGAGGTTATAACTTTAAATAAAGAAGAGGTTAAAAGGTATCTTTTTGAAAATAGGTTTGAAGACTCTAAAACCTTAATTGGAGTTTATTATTATTTATACTCAAGGGGGAGTTAA
- the ald gene encoding alanine dehydrogenase codes for MIIGIPKEIKPEENRVAIVPGGVETLVKRGHKVLIEKGAGFGSGFSDEEFAKAGAVIVERHEDVFYEAELILKVKEPLPEEYNLLSEGKILFTYLHLAASQDLTMNLLKRKIIGIAYETVQTDDGFLPLLAPMSEIAGRMAPQEGAKYLEKTFGGRGILLGGVPGVPPANVVIIGAGNVGFNSARIAYGMGASVTVLDINPRKLRFIDDYFQGKVITMFADEYNVRMAIEYADLVIGAVLVPGAKAPKIITRELLKNMKKGSVLVDVAIDQGGCAETSRPTTHRDPIYEEEGVIHYTVANMPGAVPRTSTRALTLNTLPYVIEIADKGWKRAVMENRSLSRGVNIAYGKITHEEVAKAFDLPYVPLEEVIKGGA; via the coding sequence ATGATAATTGGAATTCCTAAGGAAATTAAACCTGAAGAGAATAGGGTAGCTATTGTTCCTGGAGGAGTGGAGACTTTAGTTAAAAGAGGGCATAAAGTTCTTATAGAAAAAGGAGCAGGATTTGGAAGTGGTTTTTCAGACGAGGAATTTGCTAAAGCCGGAGCTGTGATTGTGGAAAGACATGAAGATGTTTTTTATGAGGCAGAACTCATATTGAAAGTTAAGGAGCCATTACCTGAAGAGTACAATCTTCTTTCTGAAGGCAAAATTCTTTTTACTTACTTGCATCTTGCAGCGTCACAAGATTTAACTATGAACCTTTTAAAAAGAAAAATTATTGGTATAGCTTATGAGACTGTTCAAACTGACGATGGTTTTTTACCTCTTTTAGCTCCCATGAGTGAAATAGCTGGGAGGATGGCTCCTCAAGAGGGTGCTAAGTATTTAGAAAAAACCTTTGGAGGAAGAGGAATTTTACTTGGAGGAGTTCCTGGAGTTCCTCCAGCAAATGTGGTGATAATTGGAGCTGGAAATGTAGGATTTAATTCAGCAAGAATTGCTTATGGAATGGGTGCTTCAGTTACAGTTCTTGATATAAATCCCAGGAAATTACGATTTATTGATGATTACTTTCAGGGTAAAGTTATAACTATGTTTGCTGACGAATACAATGTAAGAATGGCTATTGAATATGCTGATCTTGTTATTGGAGCAGTTTTGGTTCCAGGTGCAAAGGCCCCTAAGATTATTACAAGAGAGCTTCTTAAAAACATGAAAAAGGGTTCGGTACTTGTGGATGTGGCTATAGATCAGGGTGGTTGTGCGGAGACTTCTCGTCCTACCACTCACAGAGATCCCATATATGAGGAGGAAGGAGTAATACATTATACCGTAGCAAATATGCCTGGTGCTGTACCAAGAACTTCTACAAGAGCTTTGACTTTAAATACCTTGCCTTATGTGATAGAAATTGCGGATAAAGGATGGAAAAGAGCAGTAATGGAGAATAGAAGTTTATCAAGGGGAGTTAATATAGCATATGGAAAGATAACTCATGAAGAAGTAGCAAAGGCTTTTGATCTCCCATATGTACCTTTAGAAGAGGTTATTAAAGGGGGAGCCTAA
- the hslO gene encoding Hsp33 family molecular chaperone HslO, giving the protein MDYLIRGISMDKRIVAYVARTTDLVEQARKIHKASPTAIAALGRTLTLAAIMGKMLKKDEERISLQITGNGPLGNIFAEADPKGNVRGFIKRAYIDLPPTPDGKLDVPSAVGKDGTLSVIRDLGLKEPYRGVVPLISGGIAKDLAYYFTYSEQLPSAVAAGVYVNKDGRVISAGGYIVQIIENADNDMVDILESNIKNLDPPSKMILEGKTPEEIMSKIFKDIDYEQFSREYLKYSCRCNRERAENTLIALGIKELEELIEKEKSIEVKCEFCGKIYIFNKNNIEEIINQLKNKT; this is encoded by the coding sequence ATGGATTATTTAATAAGAGGAATCTCAATGGACAAAAGAATTGTAGCATATGTAGCAAGAACAACTGATCTTGTGGAACAAGCAAGAAAAATCCATAAAGCTTCTCCTACAGCTATTGCAGCCCTTGGCAGAACCCTTACCCTTGCTGCAATCATGGGAAAAATGCTTAAAAAAGACGAGGAAAGAATAAGTTTACAGATAACTGGAAATGGTCCTTTGGGAAATATTTTTGCAGAAGCAGATCCTAAAGGAAACGTAAGAGGGTTTATCAAAAGAGCATATATTGATTTACCGCCAACTCCTGATGGAAAATTAGATGTGCCATCAGCTGTTGGTAAAGATGGAACTCTTAGTGTAATAAGAGATTTAGGTTTAAAAGAGCCTTATAGAGGAGTTGTACCTCTTATTTCTGGGGGTATAGCCAAGGATTTAGCTTATTATTTTACCTATTCAGAGCAATTGCCTTCGGCAGTAGCTGCTGGAGTATACGTAAACAAAGATGGCAGAGTAATTTCTGCAGGAGGATATATTGTTCAAATAATAGAAAATGCTGATAATGATATGGTTGATATTCTGGAAAGTAATATTAAAAATCTTGATCCTCCAAGCAAAATGATTCTTGAAGGTAAAACCCCTGAGGAAATAATGAGTAAAATTTTCAAAGATATTGACTATGAACAATTCTCAAGGGAGTACTTAAAATATTCCTGTAGATGTAATAGAGAGAGGGCAGAAAATACTCTTATAGCATTGGGGATTAAAGAATTAGAAGAACTAATTGAAAAGGAAAAATCTATTGAGGTTAAGTGTGAATTCTGTGGTAAAATTTATATTTTTAACAAAAATAATATAGAAGAAATAATAAACCAACTAAAAAACAAAACATAA
- a CDS encoding basic amino acid ABC transporter substrate-binding protein, giving the protein MRKGIIISFLFFLLVLYPVLGAGAVERIKKVGVLKVGSDVAYAPFEFMEGDKPVGFDIDIAQEIAKALGVKLQVINTSFDGIIAALKAKKFDIIISAMTITEERKKEIDFSIPYYDSGQIIVVRSENKDIKSEKDLKDKVVGVQLGTTGELTAKKLKDQIGIKEIRSYETIPEAFMDLELGRLDAVINDLPVSLYYSKNNPKLKCVGKPFTIEQYGIAVRKEDKDLLKKINEILINLKKTGKYNQIYKKWFGVEPPK; this is encoded by the coding sequence ATGCGGAAAGGTATAATTATAAGTTTTTTGTTTTTTCTTTTGGTGCTATATCCTGTTTTAGGGGCTGGTGCTGTTGAGAGGATTAAAAAAGTAGGAGTATTAAAGGTAGGAAGCGATGTGGCATATGCTCCCTTTGAATTTATGGAGGGTGATAAACCTGTAGGTTTTGATATTGATATTGCTCAGGAAATTGCAAAAGCTCTTGGGGTTAAATTACAGGTTATAAATACATCTTTTGATGGTATAATTGCAGCCCTAAAGGCTAAAAAGTTTGACATCATAATTTCTGCCATGACTATAACCGAAGAAAGAAAAAAAGAAATTGATTTTTCCATTCCTTATTATGATTCGGGACAGATTATTGTGGTGAGAAGTGAAAATAAAGATATTAAGTCGGAAAAAGATTTAAAGGATAAAGTAGTTGGGGTACAACTTGGAACAACCGGAGAACTTACTGCAAAGAAATTAAAAGATCAGATAGGGATAAAAGAGATTAGAAGTTATGAAACTATTCCTGAAGCCTTTATGGATCTTGAGTTAGGAAGATTGGATGCGGTTATTAACGATCTGCCAGTTTCTCTTTATTATTCTAAGAATAATCCAAAACTAAAATGTGTTGGAAAGCCTTTTACTATAGAGCAATATGGGATAGCAGTGAGAAAGGAAGATAAAGATCTTTTAAAGAAAATAAATGAGATATTGATTAATCTAAAGAAAACTGGTAAATATAATCAGATATACAAAAAGTGGTTTGGTGTAGAACCACCTAAGTAA
- a CDS encoding amino acid ABC transporter permease, translated as MDFNINIFIESIPYLLKGAVVTLRLSVISVAFGIILGLFLGLARISKNYLLRIPSTIYVEVIRGTPLLMQLLIIYYALPSFGINLGAITAAIVGLSLNSAAYTGEIFRSGIQSIDKGQMEAARSLGMTYFQAMRYIILPQAFRRILPPLTNEFVSMLKESSLASTLAVTELLRAGREIVAWKANVFSPFLGVTLIYLLMTLPLTRLSVWLEKRLKTGD; from the coding sequence TTGGATTTTAATATAAATATATTTATCGAAAGTATACCTTATTTACTGAAAGGCGCAGTGGTTACATTGCGCCTTTCAGTAATTTCGGTAGCTTTTGGGATAATTCTTGGCTTATTTTTAGGACTTGCTCGTATATCCAAAAACTACCTATTAAGAATTCCCTCTACCATATATGTAGAAGTAATAAGAGGCACTCCTCTCTTAATGCAACTTCTGATCATCTATTATGCTCTGCCTTCTTTTGGAATAAATTTAGGGGCTATAACTGCTGCAATTGTAGGTTTATCTTTAAATAGTGCTGCATACACTGGAGAAATATTTAGGAGTGGAATACAGTCTATTGATAAAGGGCAAATGGAAGCTGCAAGATCTCTTGGCATGACCTATTTTCAAGCTATGAGATATATAATTCTTCCTCAAGCCTTTAGAAGGATTCTTCCACCTTTAACTAACGAGTTTGTCTCTATGTTAAAGGAAAGCTCTTTAGCCTCTACTCTTGCAGTTACAGAGCTTCTTAGAGCAGGAAGGGAGATCGTGGCTTGGAAGGCAAATGTATTTAGTCCATTTTTAGGAGTAACGTTAATATATTTATTAATGACCTTACCTTTAACAAGACTTTCAGTATGGTTAGAAAAGAGGTTGAAGACAGGTGATTAA
- a CDS encoding amino acid ABC transporter ATP-binding protein — translation MIKVVNLHKKFKHLHVLKGINLEVKKGEVLVIIGPSGGGKSTLLRCINRLEEPTEGEIYIDGIKITDSSVDINKVRQKVGMVFQLFYLFPHLTVLDNITLAPIKVKKMDPKIATEKAYELLKRVGLVDKAKSYPSQLSGGQQQRIAIARALAMEPEVMLFDEPTSSIDPEMTKEVLDVMRELAHEGMTMIIATHEMGFAKEVANRVIFLDQGRIVEEGTPKEIFEHPKEERTIEFLSKILSV, via the coding sequence GTGATTAAAGTAGTTAATTTACACAAGAAATTTAAACATCTTCATGTTTTAAAAGGAATAAATTTAGAGGTTAAAAAAGGTGAAGTACTTGTGATCATAGGTCCCAGTGGAGGAGGAAAAAGTACTCTTCTTCGGTGTATAAATAGACTGGAAGAGCCTACTGAAGGAGAGATTTACATTGATGGGATAAAAATAACTGATTCTTCCGTAGATATAAATAAGGTTAGGCAAAAAGTTGGTATGGTTTTTCAACTTTTTTATCTTTTCCCACATCTTACGGTACTTGACAATATAACTCTTGCTCCTATAAAGGTTAAGAAAATGGATCCTAAAATTGCTACAGAAAAAGCATATGAACTTTTAAAAAGAGTTGGTCTTGTAGACAAAGCAAAGAGTTATCCATCTCAACTTTCAGGGGGACAACAACAGAGAATTGCTATAGCAAGAGCTCTTGCCATGGAACCAGAAGTAATGCTGTTTGATGAGCCTACCTCCTCTATAGATCCCGAAATGACAAAAGAGGTTTTAGATGTTATGAGAGAACTTGCCCACGAAGGTATGACCATGATAATTGCAACTCATGAGATGGGGTTTGCTAAAGAGGTAGCAAATAGGGTGATCTTTTTGGATCAAGGGAGAATTGTTGAAGAAGGTACTCCTAAGGAGATTTTTGAACACCCAAAAGAGGAAAGAACCATTGAGTTTTTAAGTAAGATACTTTCGGTTTGA
- the aroE gene encoding shikimate dehydrogenase, whose amino-acid sequence MISPSTKLYGLIGYPLGHSISFYIHNAAFRALSIDALYLNIPIEPEFFSKAILGIKYLPIYGLNVTIPHKESIIEFLDEISEISNILGAVNTVYRENHKWKGDNTDFGGFLKTLEDLNLSSDFSCLILGAGGAARAVIYAVLEYGFKEVYLTNRTYERAEKIAVEVKKNKNFEIKVIPWEDREKISEKVILINTTSIGLDGKETPWNGDFKKLVFVYDIIYNPKETPLLKLAKENNVPYKNGLDMLIYQACLSWEKWFGFVGPFEVMKREAEKLL is encoded by the coding sequence TTGATTTCTCCATCGACAAAGTTATATGGACTTATAGGTTACCCATTAGGGCATTCCATATCTTTTTACATTCACAATGCCGCTTTTAGGGCATTATCTATTGATGCTTTATACTTAAACATCCCTATTGAACCAGAATTTTTCTCCAAAGCAATTTTAGGAATTAAATACCTTCCTATTTATGGCTTAAATGTTACTATACCTCATAAAGAAAGTATAATAGAGTTTTTGGATGAAATATCAGAGATTTCTAATATTCTTGGAGCAGTAAACACAGTTTATAGGGAAAACCATAAATGGAAAGGGGACAATACTGATTTTGGCGGATTTTTAAAGACTCTTGAGGATTTAAATCTAAGTAGTGATTTTTCTTGTTTAATTTTAGGAGCAGGAGGCGCAGCAAGGGCAGTAATTTATGCTGTACTTGAATATGGATTTAAAGAGGTTTATTTAACTAACAGAACTTACGAAAGAGCAGAAAAAATTGCTGTCGAGGTAAAGAAAAACAAGAATTTTGAAATAAAAGTTATACCTTGGGAGGATAGGGAAAAAATTAGTGAAAAAGTAATTTTGATAAATACCACTTCTATTGGTCTTGATGGAAAAGAAACTCCATGGAATGGAGACTTTAAAAAATTAGTTTTTGTATATGACATCATATACAATCCCAAAGAGACTCCTTTATTAAAACTCGCAAAAGAAAATAATGTGCCTTACAAAAATGGACTTGATATGCTCATATATCAAGCATGTCTTTCTTGGGAAAAATGGTTTGGTTTTGTGGGACCCTTTGAGGTAATGAAAAGGGAGGCTGAAAAGTTATTATGA